The following coding sequences are from one bacterium SCSIO 12741 window:
- the rpmD gene encoding 50S ribosomal protein L30: MGKIRITQVRSGINRPARQKKTLEALGLKKMNQTVEHEATPQVVGMVKKVAHLVQTEEVK, encoded by the coding sequence ATGGGTAAGATTAGAATCACTCAAGTACGTTCCGGAATTAATCGTCCGGCTAGACAGAAGAAGACTTTGGAAGCTCTAGGTCTGAAAAAAATGAATCAAACCGTAGAACATGAAGCTACTCCTCAAGTTGTAGGAATGGTGAAAAAGGTGGCTCACCTTGTTCAAACGGAAGAGGTTAAATAG
- the rplC gene encoding 50S ribosomal protein L3, whose protein sequence is MPGIIGRKIGMTSVYNEEGKNLPCTVIAAGPCVVTQVRNEETDGYTAVQIGYEEKSEKHTSAALKGHFKKSGTTPKKHVQEFDGYDQDVKPGDVIDVSIFEEGEFVDVTGTSKGKGFQGVMKRHGFHGVGDATHGTKDVGRAPGSIGMASTPSRVFKGMRMAGRTGGDTVKVQNLRVLKVIGDKNLLVVKGAVPGPKGSVVTIEK, encoded by the coding sequence ATGCCTGGAATAATTGGTAGAAAAATAGGAATGACCAGCGTGTACAATGAAGAGGGTAAAAACCTTCCTTGTACCGTCATCGCTGCCGGTCCTTGTGTGGTGACACAGGTAAGGAACGAAGAAACAGATGGCTATACCGCTGTTCAGATTGGGTACGAAGAGAAATCCGAAAAACACACTTCCGCTGCCCTGAAAGGTCACTTTAAGAAATCCGGAACTACTCCGAAGAAACATGTTCAAGAATTTGATGGCTACGATCAGGATGTTAAGCCTGGCGATGTAATCGATGTGAGCATTTTCGAAGAAGGAGAATTTGTTGACGTTACCGGAACTTCTAAAGGTAAAGGCTTCCAGGGTGTAATGAAAAGACACGGTTTCCATGGTGTAGGTGATGCTACACACGGAACCAAAGACGTAGGTCGCGCTCCCGGTTCTATCGGGATGGCCTCTACTCCTTCTCGTGTATTTAAGGGAATGAGAATGGCAGGTCGTACTGGCGGCGATACGGTTAAAGTTCAAAACCTTCGTGTTTTGAAAGTTATTGGAGATAAAAACTTGTTGGTCGTTAAAGGTGCTGTTCCTGGTCCTAAAGGTTCAGTAGTTACAATTGAGAAGTAA
- the rplX gene encoding 50S ribosomal protein L24, whose protein sequence is MKIHIKKDDTVKVIAGSYKGKTGRVMSVDREKYRAVVEGVNVIKVHAKPSATNPDGGIVEKEGTVHISNLMLVDKNGDVTRVGRMKNAEGKTVRYSKKSKDKREEI, encoded by the coding sequence ATGAAAATCCACATTAAAAAAGACGATACGGTAAAAGTGATTGCCGGATCCTACAAAGGCAAAACCGGAAGGGTTATGTCCGTAGATCGTGAAAAATACAGAGCGGTTGTGGAAGGTGTTAACGTGATTAAAGTTCACGCCAAGCCAAGCGCCACTAACCCTGACGGTGGAATTGTTGAGAAGGAAGGTACCGTACACATTTCCAACTTGATGCTCGTTGACAAGAACGGGGACGTAACCCGTGTTGGCCGCATGAAGAATGCTGAAGGAAAAACTGTACGCTATTCCAAGAAGTCTAAAGATAAACGGGAGGAGATTTAA
- the rplN gene encoding 50S ribosomal protein L14: MIQQESRLHVADNSGAKEVLCIRVLGGTGRRYASVGDKIVVTVKDAMPSGNVKKGAVSRAVIVRTKKEVRRADGSYIRFDNNACVLLNAAGEMRGTRIFGPVARELREKQFMKIVSLAPEVL; the protein is encoded by the coding sequence ATGATTCAGCAAGAAAGCAGGTTACATGTAGCAGACAATAGCGGCGCCAAAGAAGTATTGTGTATCCGCGTTCTGGGTGGTACCGGAAGAAGATACGCTTCAGTTGGTGACAAGATTGTAGTTACTGTGAAAGATGCCATGCCCTCAGGCAACGTGAAAAAGGGTGCAGTGAGCCGCGCGGTGATTGTGAGAACCAAGAAAGAGGTGAGAAGAGCAGACGGATCTTACATCCGTTTCGATAATAACGCCTGTGTGCTATTGAATGCTGCAGGAGAAATGAGAGGAACTCGGATTTTTGGTCCGGTAGCTCGTGAGCTGCGTGAAAAGCAATTCATGAAGATTGTTTCTCTTGCACCTGAAGTACTTTAA
- the rplO gene encoding 50S ribosomal protein L15 yields the protein MKLENLKPAEGSVKSKKRIGRGEGSGKGGTSTRGHKGAKSRSGYSRKIGFEGGQMPLQRRVPKFGFKNINRVEYKPINLSTLQELADKKITEVNQEILVANGLASKNDLIKILGNGELNAKMKVTADAFSEKAKSAIIDQGGEALTA from the coding sequence ATGAAATTAGAGAATCTGAAACCGGCAGAAGGATCGGTAAAAAGTAAGAAGCGCATCGGACGTGGGGAAGGAAGTGGAAAAGGCGGAACCTCCACACGTGGACATAAAGGTGCTAAGTCTCGTTCAGGATACTCTCGTAAGATTGGATTCGAAGGAGGTCAGATGCCCCTACAACGTCGTGTTCCAAAATTCGGTTTCAAGAACATTAACCGCGTTGAATATAAGCCTATCAACCTGAGCACGCTTCAGGAATTGGCTGACAAGAAGATTACTGAGGTAAATCAAGAAATTTTGGTAGCTAATGGATTGGCTTCTAAAAATGATTTGATCAAAATTCTCGGTAACGGTGAATTGAACGCGAAAATGAAAGTGACGGCTGACGCCTTTTCGGAAAAAGCTAAAAGCGCAATTATTGACCAAGGCGGAGAAGCATTGACCGCTTAA
- the rplR gene encoding 50S ribosomal protein L18: MALTKLQRRSRIKKRIRKIVSGDASTPRLSVFRSNKEFYAQLIDDVSGKTLASASSLNDKQAAEGSKSDQAAYVGKVIAGKAVEAGIETVKFDRNGYLYHGRVKSFADAAREGGLKF, encoded by the coding sequence ATGGCACTAACGAAATTACAGAGACGTAGCAGAATTAAGAAGAGAATCCGCAAAATCGTTAGCGGTGACGCAAGTACTCCAAGATTGTCTGTATTCAGAAGCAACAAGGAGTTTTACGCTCAGTTGATCGATGATGTATCAGGAAAAACCCTGGCATCTGCATCTTCTTTAAATGATAAACAAGCCGCTGAAGGAAGCAAAAGCGACCAGGCTGCTTATGTAGGAAAAGTAATTGCCGGTAAAGCGGTAGAAGCTGGGATCGAAACCGTAAAGTTCGATCGTAACGGTTATTTGTATCACGGAAGAGTTAAATCTTTTGCTGACGCGGCAAGAGAAGGCGGACTCAAATTCTAA
- the rplF gene encoding 50S ribosomal protein L6, producing MSRVGKAPIAIPESATVTVDGNVVNVKGPKGELSQELSDHVSVKIEDNVLTLERKDDSKDSRARHGLFRALINNMIIGVTQGYKKELEMIGVGYRATAKGQELELVVGFSHNVLIQLPEEVKVAAQTERGKNPLIQLESHDKQLLGMVASKIRSLRKPEPYKGKGIRYVGEYIRRKAGKSAAK from the coding sequence ATGTCACGAGTAGGAAAAGCACCTATAGCAATACCTGAAAGCGCAACCGTTACCGTTGATGGTAACGTTGTGAACGTTAAGGGTCCTAAAGGAGAGCTGTCTCAGGAGTTGTCGGATCACGTAAGCGTGAAAATCGAAGACAACGTTCTGACTCTTGAAAGGAAAGATGACAGTAAAGATTCCCGTGCAAGACACGGTTTGTTCCGTGCTTTGATCAATAACATGATCATTGGAGTTACACAGGGATATAAGAAAGAATTGGAAATGATCGGTGTTGGTTACCGTGCTACCGCTAAGGGGCAGGAACTGGAACTGGTTGTAGGATTTTCCCACAACGTGCTGATCCAATTGCCTGAAGAAGTTAAGGTAGCAGCACAAACTGAAAGAGGTAAGAATCCTTTGATTCAGTTAGAGTCTCACGACAAGCAGTTGCTTGGAATGGTGGCCTCTAAAATTCGCTCCCTTAGAAAGCCTGAGCCTTACAAAGGAAAAGGTATTCGTTACGTAGGTGAGTACATCCGTAGAAAAGCAGGTAAGTCAGCAGCTAAATAA
- the rplW gene encoding 50S ribosomal protein L23: MKILLKPVITEKMTQDGEDFNRYGFVVPKDVNKLQVKNAVEEAYGVTVKSVNTMIVAGKSKTRYTKRGVQQGSTGSYKKAVVTLVDGDMIDFYSGI; encoded by the coding sequence ATGAAAATTTTACTCAAACCAGTGATCACTGAAAAGATGACCCAAGACGGTGAAGATTTCAATCGTTATGGGTTTGTGGTTCCTAAAGACGTGAACAAGCTGCAAGTTAAAAATGCAGTGGAAGAGGCTTATGGGGTAACCGTAAAGTCAGTTAACACCATGATCGTTGCCGGCAAGAGCAAGACTCGCTATACCAAGAGAGGGGTTCAGCAAGGTTCTACGGGTTCTTACAAGAAAGCTGTAGTTACTTTGGTTGACGGTGATATGATTGATTTTTATAGTGGTATTTAA
- the rpsQ gene encoding 30S ribosomal protein S17: protein MRNLRKERIGVVTSAAMDKSIVVAVERKIKHPKYGKFVKKTTKFMAHDEKDECGIGDTVKIMEMRPMSKNKRWRLTEIIEKAK, encoded by the coding sequence ATGCGAAATCTTAGAAAAGAAAGAATCGGTGTGGTAACCAGTGCAGCTATGGACAAGTCCATCGTTGTAGCTGTGGAGCGTAAAATTAAGCACCCGAAGTACGGTAAGTTCGTTAAGAAAACGACGAAGTTTATGGCACACGACGAAAAAGACGAGTGCGGAATAGGCGATACCGTAAAGATCATGGAGATGCGTCCAATGTCTAAAAACAAGCGTTGGAGGTTGACCGAAATTATTGAGAAAGCCAAGTAA
- the rpsH gene encoding 30S ribosomal protein S8: MYTDPIADFLTRIRNGVQAKHKVVEIPASNLKKQMTKILFEKGYILNYKFVDEKPQGKIMVALKYNADGKTNAIKKITRISKPGLRQYTSAKEMPRVLNGLGVAIVSTSQGVMTDKEARNLNVGGEVLCHVY, translated from the coding sequence ATGTATACAGATCCTATAGCAGATTTTTTGACCCGTATCCGAAACGGTGTACAGGCCAAACATAAAGTAGTTGAGATTCCTGCTTCTAACCTTAAGAAGCAGATGACCAAGATCCTTTTTGAGAAAGGGTACATCCTGAACTACAAATTCGTGGACGAAAAACCACAAGGTAAAATTATGGTCGCTTTGAAATACAATGCCGATGGCAAGACCAACGCGATCAAAAAGATTACCCGTATTTCTAAGCCAGGTTTACGTCAGTATACCAGCGCTAAAGAAATGCCACGCGTACTGAACGGATTGGGAGTGGCCATCGTGTCTACATCTCAAGGTGTGATGACGGATAAAGAAGCAAGAAATTTGAATGTTGGCGGAGAGGTTCTTTGCCACGTGTATTAA
- the rpsS gene encoding 30S ribosomal protein S19 encodes MSRSLKKPPFVHYKLEKRVLDMQASGKKSVIKTWSRASMITPDFVGLTIGVHNGRQFIPVYVTENMVGHKLGEFSPTRTWRGHAGKKDKKR; translated from the coding sequence ATGAGTCGTTCATTGAAGAAACCGCCGTTTGTACATTACAAACTAGAGAAACGAGTACTGGACATGCAGGCTTCCGGCAAAAAGTCGGTGATCAAAACCTGGTCCAGAGCATCCATGATTACACCTGACTTCGTTGGGTTGACTATTGGGGTGCATAACGGAAGACAGTTTATTCCGGTATACGTAACTGAAAACATGGTAGGGCACAAATTGGGAGAATTTTCTCCAACCCGTACCTGGAGAGGTCACGCCGGTAAAAAAGATAAGAAACGATAG
- the rplB gene encoding 50S ribosomal protein L2 — protein MAVRKFNPITPGQRHKVGSMFGEITKGTSEKSLTKSIKKSGGRNNDGRMTVRYRGGGHKRRYRVIDFKRNKMGVPGKVASVEYDPNRSARIALIVYADGEKRYIIAPNGIEVGQEIMNGEKAAPEIGNALFLRDIPLGTIIHNIEMQPGAGGKIARGAGAYAQLTAKDGKFGVVKMPSGETRLILLTCMATIGSVSNSDHNLERSGKAGRSRWLGRRPRTRGVAMNPVDHPMGGGEGRQSGGHPRSRNGVPAKGFKTRSKKKASNRYIITKRK, from the coding sequence ATGGCTGTTAGAAAGTTTAATCCGATTACTCCAGGTCAACGACATAAAGTCGGGAGTATGTTTGGTGAGATCACCAAAGGCACTTCGGAGAAAAGTTTGACCAAATCCATCAAGAAGTCCGGAGGTAGAAATAACGATGGTCGTATGACTGTTCGTTACCGAGGCGGAGGACACAAAAGACGTTACCGCGTGATTGATTTCAAGCGTAACAAAATGGGTGTTCCTGGTAAGGTTGCTTCTGTAGAATACGATCCGAACCGTTCGGCTCGTATTGCTTTGATTGTATATGCTGATGGTGAAAAGAGATACATCATTGCCCCTAATGGCATTGAAGTAGGTCAAGAAATCATGAACGGTGAAAAGGCTGCTCCAGAAATTGGAAACGCTCTTTTCCTACGTGATATTCCTTTAGGTACAATTATTCACAACATTGAAATGCAGCCTGGTGCTGGTGGGAAAATTGCTCGTGGAGCAGGAGCTTACGCTCAACTTACCGCAAAGGATGGCAAGTTTGGTGTAGTGAAAATGCCTTCTGGTGAAACTCGTTTGATCTTGTTGACATGTATGGCCACAATTGGTTCTGTGTCCAACAGTGATCATAACTTGGAGCGCTCTGGTAAAGCAGGTCGCAGTCGCTGGTTAGGTCGTCGCCCACGTACTCGTGGTGTGGCCATGAACCCGGTTGATCACCCAATGGGTGGTGGTGAAGGACGTCAGTCTGGAGGTCACCCAAGATCACGTAACGGTGTTCCAGCTAAAGGATTTAAGACACGTTCAAAGAAAAAAGCATCTAATCGTTACATCATAACGAAGAGAAAGTAA
- the rplP gene encoding 50S ribosomal protein L16 produces MLQPRKTKHRKVQKGRIKGNAQRGAQLAYGSFGIKTLEMGRITSRQIEAARIAVTRYMKREGQVWIRIFPDTPITSKPAEVRMGKGKGNLDHWVAKVKPGRMLFEIEGVNSTIAQEALRLAAQKLPVTCKLVVRRDYDGE; encoded by the coding sequence ATGTTACAGCCCAGGAAAACAAAGCATAGAAAAGTACAGAAGGGAAGAATTAAAGGAAACGCCCAACGTGGCGCCCAGCTTGCCTACGGATCTTTCGGGATCAAAACCCTGGAAATGGGTCGCATTACAAGCCGTCAGATTGAGGCTGCTCGTATCGCAGTAACCCGTTACATGAAAAGGGAAGGACAAGTTTGGATTCGTATTTTCCCAGATACTCCGATCACCTCTAAGCCAGCCGAAGTACGGATGGGTAAAGGTAAGGGTAACTTGGACCACTGGGTGGCGAAAGTGAAGCCTGGTAGAATGTTGTTTGAGATCGAAGGAGTGAACTCCACCATCGCTCAGGAAGCCCTGAGACTGGCTGCTCAAAAACTACCAGTTACCTGTAAGTTAGTTGTTAGAAGAGATTACGACGGAGAATAA
- the rplE gene encoding 50S ribosomal protein L5, producing MYQPRLKKTYRETIVSNLMDKFQYKSSMQVPKLEKIVISQGMGKATTDKKILEVAVEELSMIAGQRAVSCKAKKDVSNFKIRKGMPIGTKVTLRNDNMYEFLDRLVALALPRTRDFRGISPKGFDGRGNYTLGIKEQIIFPEIDIDKIKSINGMDITFVTSADTNEEARALLDEFGLPFKK from the coding sequence ATGTATCAGCCCAGATTGAAAAAAACGTACCGGGAGACTATCGTATCCAACTTGATGGATAAGTTCCAATACAAGTCTTCCATGCAAGTGCCTAAACTGGAGAAGATTGTTATCAGCCAGGGTATGGGTAAAGCAACTACTGACAAAAAGATTTTGGAAGTAGCTGTTGAAGAGTTATCTATGATCGCAGGTCAGCGCGCTGTTTCTTGTAAAGCCAAGAAAGACGTGTCTAACTTTAAGATCAGAAAAGGGATGCCAATTGGTACCAAAGTGACTCTTAGAAACGATAATATGTACGAATTCCTGGATCGCCTGGTTGCCTTGGCTCTTCCACGTACTCGTGACTTCCGCGGAATTAGCCCTAAAGGGTTTGACGGACGTGGAAACTACACATTGGGTATCAAAGAGCAAATCATCTTTCCGGAAATCGATATCGATAAGATCAAATCGATCAATGGTATGGATATCACTTTTGTGACTTCAGCCGATACCAACGAGGAAGCTCGTGCATTGTTAGACGAATTTGGATTACCCTTTAAAAAATAA
- the rplV gene encoding 50S ribosomal protein L22 produces MGARKHNKAQERKEANKTVYSAKLNNCPSSPRKMRLVADLIRGEEVAKASNVLQFHKKEAAGLMAKLLWSAVANFEEKSGDSWETAGLFVKEVKVDGARTLKRISPRAQGRAYRIRKRSNHVTLVLGTQNQEVEN; encoded by the coding sequence ATGGGAGCCAGAAAACACAATAAAGCACAAGAGAGAAAAGAGGCGAACAAAACCGTTTATTCGGCTAAGCTGAATAACTGTCCAAGCTCTCCCCGCAAAATGAGATTAGTCGCAGATCTAATCCGTGGTGAGGAAGTGGCTAAGGCCTCAAATGTTCTTCAGTTTCACAAGAAGGAAGCTGCTGGTCTTATGGCCAAGCTCCTGTGGTCGGCTGTAGCCAACTTCGAAGAGAAGAGTGGTGATAGCTGGGAAACTGCAGGCCTTTTCGTTAAAGAAGTGAAAGTTGACGGTGCTCGCACCCTTAAGAGAATTAGCCCACGGGCTCAGGGTCGCGCTTACCGCATCAGAAAGAGATCAAATCACGTAACACTAGTACTGGGAACACAAAACCAGGAGGTAGAAAACTAA
- the rpmC gene encoding 50S ribosomal protein L29: MKQSVIKELTTEELFERLGDETESLGKLEMNHTVSQLENPMVIREKRRTIARLKTEITKRELEQSK, encoded by the coding sequence ATGAAGCAATCTGTAATTAAAGAATTGACTACCGAGGAGTTGTTTGAGCGTTTGGGCGATGAGACTGAATCATTGGGCAAACTTGAAATGAATCACACGGTATCTCAGCTGGAAAACCCGATGGTAATCCGTGAGAAAAGAAGAACTATTGCCCGGTTGAAAACCGAAATCACCAAACGAGAGTTGGAGCAATCTAAATAA
- the secY gene encoding preprotein translocase subunit SecY produces the protein MKRLIRTFVNIYKIEDLRIRILNTLFFLLIYRLGSFIVLPGVDSVMLEQYASQGTGLASLLNMFAGGAFSRASVFALGIMPYISASIVMQLLGIAVPQFAKMQKEGESGRKKITQWTRLLTIAICLAQAPGYIATQVPAEAMVSSGPFFWISSTVLLVTGTMFVMWLGEKITDKGLGNGISLLIMIGIIANFPTAIIFEFESRLGVEAGGTVLFLVEMVFLLLVTVATILLVQGVRKVPVNFAKNVVGSRQYGGARNYIPLKVNASGVMPIIFAQALMFLPMTLVGFSSDESSALTSFASVFADITGFWYNFTFFVLIIAFTYFYTAITINPNQMADDLKKNGGFVPGIRPGKATADFLDNILSKITLPGSIFLGVIAILPAFAMIAGVSTQFAYFFGGTSLLIMVGVILDTLQQVESYLLMREYDGLMKSGKISGRSTAGAYGTGGAAI, from the coding sequence ATGAAGAGATTAATAAGGACATTTGTAAACATTTATAAAATAGAAGATCTACGTATTCGAATCCTGAATACGTTGTTCTTTTTGCTTATTTATCGTTTGGGCTCGTTTATTGTTCTTCCGGGTGTAGACTCGGTTATGTTGGAACAATATGCCAGCCAGGGTACAGGACTTGCATCATTGTTAAACATGTTTGCGGGAGGTGCTTTTTCACGAGCATCTGTGTTTGCCCTGGGTATTATGCCTTATATCTCGGCATCGATTGTTATGCAGCTGCTGGGAATTGCAGTTCCTCAGTTTGCTAAGATGCAGAAAGAAGGAGAAAGCGGTCGTAAGAAAATTACACAGTGGACTCGTTTGTTGACTATCGCCATCTGTTTGGCTCAGGCTCCAGGGTATATCGCTACTCAGGTGCCAGCTGAAGCTATGGTAAGCAGCGGACCATTCTTCTGGATTTCTTCTACCGTTCTTTTGGTTACTGGTACCATGTTCGTAATGTGGTTGGGTGAGAAAATCACCGACAAAGGACTGGGTAACGGTATCTCCTTGTTGATCATGATCGGTATTATCGCCAACTTCCCAACAGCTATCATCTTTGAATTTGAGAGCCGTTTGGGTGTTGAAGCTGGTGGTACAGTGTTGTTCCTGGTTGAGATGGTATTCCTTCTTTTGGTTACCGTAGCTACTATCCTGTTAGTACAGGGTGTACGTAAGGTACCGGTTAATTTTGCGAAAAACGTAGTAGGTAGCCGCCAGTACGGTGGAGCTCGTAACTACATTCCATTGAAAGTAAATGCTTCTGGTGTAATGCCAATTATCTTTGCTCAGGCTTTGATGTTCTTGCCAATGACTTTGGTTGGATTCTCTTCTGATGAGTCCAGTGCATTGACCAGTTTTGCATCCGTATTTGCGGACATCACAGGGTTCTGGTACAACTTTACCTTCTTTGTGTTGATTATTGCATTTACATATTTCTATACCGCGATTACCATTAACCCGAATCAGATGGCAGATGACCTGAAGAAGAACGGTGGGTTTGTTCCCGGTATTCGTCCTGGAAAAGCTACGGCTGATTTCTTGGACAACATTCTTTCAAAAATTACTCTCCCTGGATCTATTTTCTTGGGAGTGATAGCCATATTACCTGCATTTGCTATGATCGCAGGAGTAAGTACTCAGTTTGCTTACTTCTTTGGTGGAACCAGTTTGTTGATCATGGTAGGGGTAATTTTGGACACACTTCAGCAAGTAGAAAGCTACCTGTTGATGCGTGAATATGACGGACTGATGAAGTCTGGAAAAATTAGTGGTCGTTCTACGGCTGGTGCTTATGGCACCGGAGGAGCAGCAATCTAA
- the rplD gene encoding 50S ribosomal protein L4: MKVDLYKIDGSKASKKVDLNDAVFGIEPNEHAVYLDVKQYLANQRQGTHKAKQRGEITGSTRKIKKQKGTGTARAGSIKNPLFRGGGRVFGPEPRYYGFKLNKKVKKLARKSALAAKAKADEIMVVEDFSFDAPKTAEMVKVLNNLKLTDKKTTLVLPEQNKNVYLSSRNLEGLSYITASELNTYSIVNSGKLVLCEGAIGKIETILS, translated from the coding sequence ATGAAGGTAGATCTGTATAAAATTGATGGTTCTAAGGCTTCCAAAAAGGTAGACCTGAATGATGCCGTTTTCGGAATCGAACCAAATGAGCACGCTGTTTACCTCGACGTAAAGCAGTACCTGGCAAACCAAAGGCAAGGAACTCATAAAGCAAAGCAACGCGGAGAGATTACGGGTAGTACTCGTAAGATCAAGAAGCAAAAAGGTACCGGTACTGCTCGTGCGGGTAGCATCAAGAATCCATTGTTCCGTGGTGGTGGTCGTGTATTCGGTCCAGAACCTCGTTACTACGGTTTCAAATTGAACAAAAAAGTTAAAAAATTGGCCCGTAAATCTGCTTTGGCTGCTAAGGCAAAAGCTGATGAAATCATGGTCGTAGAAGACTTTTCGTTCGATGCTCCTAAAACTGCAGAGATGGTTAAAGTTCTGAATAACCTGAAGTTAACAGACAAAAAAACCACGCTGGTGTTGCCTGAGCAGAATAAAAATGTATATTTGTCCTCCCGAAATTTAGAGGGGCTTTCATATATAACTGCCTCAGAATTAAATACTTACAGTATTGTTAACTCTGGGAAATTGGTTTTGTGTGAAGGTGCGATTGGCAAAATTGAAACGATTTTAAGTTAA
- the rpsN gene encoding 30S ribosomal protein S14, with protein MAKESMKARERKRERMVAKFAEKRAALKAEGNWEALQKLPKNSSSVRLHNRCKLTGRPRGYMRHFGISRVTFREMAVQGLIPGVKKASW; from the coding sequence ATGGCTAAAGAATCAATGAAAGCAAGAGAGCGCAAACGCGAAAGAATGGTTGCGAAATTTGCCGAAAAGCGTGCTGCTCTTAAAGCTGAAGGAAATTGGGAAGCTCTTCAGAAACTTCCTAAGAACTCTTCTTCCGTTCGTTTGCACAACCGTTGTAAACTAACCGGAAGACCAAGAGGATACATGCGTCACTTCGGTATTTCCAGGGTGACCTTCCGTGAAATGGCTGTACAAGGCTTGATTCCCGGAGTGAAGAAAGCGAGTTGGTAG
- the rpsE gene encoding 30S ribosomal protein S5, producing MANANIKRVRSSEIELKDKLVNIRRVTKVTKGGRTFSFSALVVVGNENGVVGFGTGKAKEVTSAIAKGIDDAKKNLVKVPIIRGTIPHQQRARYGGSDVYLQPASHGTGVIAGGAMRAVLESVGVTDVLAKSKGSSNPQNVVKATVKALTELRDAYTVANHRGVNVNKVFNG from the coding sequence ATGGCAAACGCAAATATTAAACGAGTAAGATCCAGCGAGATCGAATTGAAAGATAAGCTGGTTAACATCCGCCGGGTGACTAAAGTAACCAAAGGTGGACGTACTTTTAGTTTCTCCGCTTTGGTTGTTGTGGGAAATGAGAATGGTGTAGTTGGATTTGGAACCGGTAAAGCGAAGGAAGTAACCTCTGCTATTGCCAAAGGAATTGACGACGCTAAGAAGAATTTGGTAAAAGTTCCTATCATTAGAGGAACTATTCCTCACCAACAAAGAGCACGTTATGGTGGATCTGATGTATACTTGCAGCCAGCTTCACACGGTACCGGGGTAATTGCCGGTGGTGCGATGCGTGCAGTATTGGAAAGCGTTGGTGTAACTGACGTATTGGCAAAGTCTAAAGGTTCCTCTAATCCACAGAACGTGGTTAAGGCTACAGTTAAGGCTTTGACTGAATTGAGAGACGCTTACACTGTGGCAAATCACCGTGGTGTGAATGTGAACAAAGTATTTAACGGTTAA
- the rpsC gene encoding 30S ribosomal protein S3, translating to MGQKTNPIANRLGFIRGWDSNWYGGRRYEDKLVEDHKIRRYLNARLRKASVSKIVIERTLKLITVTVKTARPGIIIGKGGSEVDKLKEELKKITRKDVQINIFEIKRPELDASLVADSIARQIEGRISFRRAAKMAVASAMRMGSEGIKVTISGRLNGAEMARTEHYKDGRIPLHTFRADIDYALSEAHTTYGRIGIKVWICNGEVLGKRDLSPVVEKQKKGPQKQRFNRKKRN from the coding sequence ATGGGACAGAAGACAAATCCGATTGCTAACAGATTAGGTTTTATCCGCGGTTGGGATTCCAACTGGTACGGTGGAAGACGTTACGAAGACAAATTGGTTGAAGACCATAAGATTCGTCGTTACCTGAATGCTCGTTTGAGAAAGGCGAGTGTTTCTAAAATTGTGATTGAAAGAACACTTAAGCTGATCACTGTTACTGTTAAGACTGCACGTCCAGGTATCATTATCGGTAAAGGTGGATCTGAGGTTGATAAGCTGAAAGAAGAGTTGAAAAAGATCACCCGTAAGGATGTTCAAATCAACATCTTTGAGATAAAGCGTCCTGAATTGGATGCAAGCCTGGTGGCTGATAGCATTGCTCGTCAAATCGAAGGACGTATTTCCTTCCGTAGAGCGGCTAAAATGGCTGTAGCCTCCGCCATGAGAATGGGTTCTGAAGGTATTAAAGTAACTATCTCTGGTCGTTTGAATGGCGCTGAGATGGCACGTACCGAGCACTACAAAGATGGTCGTATTCCATTGCACACATTCCGTGCTGATATCGACTACGCTTTGAGTGAGGCTCACACCACTTATGGTCGTATTGGAATTAAAGTATGGATCTGTAATGGTGAAGTACTTGGAAAACGCGATTTGTCCCCTGTTGTTGAGAAACAGAAGAAAGGGCCACAAAAGCAGCGTTTTAACAGAAAGAAAAGAAATTAA